Proteins from a single region of Hordeum vulgare subsp. vulgare chromosome 6H, MorexV3_pseudomolecules_assembly, whole genome shotgun sequence:
- the LOC123403251 gene encoding E3 ubiquitin-protein ligase SINA-like 4: MGGKRKSTGDVKTPSTVGRRPGRPRKNTPPEAIRRPGRPRKSVPGVEVPVARGPASAQTLAPSRSEHEEDGNGGLLELARGAAAIAAAEEEEEQVKLRCDLCHGPLRPPIYQCTRVQHVACGDCGAGECRPCGGDPAAVFVHNAQLDALFGYIKVPCAFRKFGCASSVAYRDMASHEAACAWAPCACAECGYKGPPSGLLHHLTELSGRHAWTAHRITYGMDHQFAVPVPELSDQQCEDRGLLVAEDGALFLVAVGGVSDVRRVTVVCVRGNVGTGPVYSSSVEVAGPDEARRLKLENKVAASCSAPVEFDVLAQPECDTVPVYPEMLHGEELHLCIRIGKTKIICS, from the exons ATGGGCGGCAAGAGGAAGAGCACCGGGGACGTGAAGACGCCGTCTACGGTGGGCCGGCGGCCTGGTCGCCCGAGGAAGAACACGCCGCCGGAAGCCATACGGCGCCCAGGCCGCCCTAGGAAGAGCGTGCCGGGCGTCGAGGTGCCGGTGGCGCGCGGCCCGGCCTCCGCGCAGACGCTGGCGCCGTCCAGATCCGAGCACGAGGAGGACGGGAACGGCGGGCTGCTGGAGCTCGCGCGCGGCGCGGCGGCCatagcggcggcggaggaggaggaggagcaggtgaAGCTGCGCTGCGACCTGTGCCATGGCCCCCTCAGGCCCCCCATCTACCAG TGCACCCGCGTGCAGCACGTCGCGTGCGGCGACTGCGGCGCCGGCGAGTGCCGCCCGTGCGGCGGGGACCCGGCCGCCGTCTTCGTCCACAACGCCCAGCTGGACGCCCTCTTCGGCTACATCAAGGTGCCGTGCGCGTTCCGCAAGTTCGGGTGCGCCAGCTCCGTCGCCTACCGCGACATGGCATCGCACGAGGCCGCCTGCGCGTGGGCGCCCTGCGCTTGCGCGGAGTGTGGGTACAAGGGGCCTCCGTCGGGCCTCCTGCATCATCTCACGGAGTTGTCCGGACGGCACGCCTGGACCGCCCACAGGATCACCTACGGGATGGACCACCAGTTCGCCGTCCCAGTGCCGGAATTGTCGGATCAGCAGTGCGAGGACCGCGGCCTCCTGGTCGCGGAGGACGGCGCCCTTTTCCTCGTGGCCGTGGGGGGCGTCAGCGACGTCCGCCGTGTCACCGTGGTGTGCGTCAGGGGTAATGTTGGCACCGGGCCAGTGTACAGCTCCTCCGTCGAGGTGGCTGGTCCAGACGAGGCGCGCCGGCTGAAGCTTGAGAATAAGGTGGCGGCGAGCTGCTCTGCCCCGGTCGAGTTCGACGTGTTGGCGCAGCCGGAATGCGACACCGTCCCCGTGTATCCGGAGATGCTGCACGGGGAGGAGCTCCATCTGTGTATCCGTATCGGCAAGACGAAGATCATCTGTTCCTGA